From Impatiens glandulifera chromosome 7, dImpGla2.1, whole genome shotgun sequence:
GAAGGAGTCTAGAAGGTTGGTTACAATGAAAGAGTTAATCTGTTCGGCTTCAAAAACCAAATCACCAAGATTTTGATGCATTCTAAAAAAGGAGAGATTGTTCTTAATAAGGAGAAAGTCCAGCATATAacaattcaactcaatattcattatctttagGACTAGAATTTgctgaagaagaaagaatatgaACAGATAGAAAACTGGCTAGTGACTATAATGAGGGAGTTGATGAAGGCCCTAAATGGAAGACCTATAGTATCAGGAGTAACTCTACTTGGAAAGTAAATGAGGTATGGATTAAAAATGCAGGAAAGAAAGCTGCAGATCATGCCTACAAATGGAAAATCTTCTTGGGGGATGTTAAAACAAAAATGGAGGTActtaattctccttttgaatttaaacttccCATTAAGTAAAAGAAAAGTGCAtaaaagaatgggaaaatgtggTGGTAGAGAATTATATTggaaaaaacagagtatcattcTCAGTCACTAAAGAAGTTTTAATGAAACAGTGGAAGGAAAATGGGATGAAGAAGAGTTCTATAAATATTCATGATCTCTACTTTCTTCAATTCAAGAATGGGTCGAATCTGGATGACATTCTGAataatgggcatacatataatGGATCaaactgtatgaagttggaaagatggttCGAAGATTTGAACCTATTAAATAAACCTAATTATACAacacaaatatggttcaagctttggaaTATCCCTGCACACATGTACAAAACAGAAGtcattagtcattttgcagggtTATTAGgaaaaccattatacatggacccaaaAATAGAAGGAGGAGAACAtttatcatttgctagaattaacaTAGAGTTGAATCCTCATAGCACATTCCCGAATAATATGACAGTGGTCGACAAGAAAGGAAAATCTAATGTCATGGGAATCACTTATGAATGTAGACCAGACATGTGTGAATTCTGCAACACTTTCCAGCATGCCAGCACGAAATGTGCTGAAGCTATGGAAGATGAGCAAAAGATACTGAAAGACCAAGAAGCAAAAAATCAGGAAAAAGAAACAAAGGAGTTTAAAAGCAAAGAGAAAAATgtggaggaagagaaagaagcaGAAACCAAGGAGGACTCTACAAATGAAGAAAgcaatgaaattgaagaaaatatattaagaggatttttgttgaagaagagaataaaGTTAGAAATAAAacagagaatgaagaagataaaggaattttattctcaaacaagtcaagTTGTAATACATGAAACCATAGAGGAGGATACTCAGAACAATCAAGTTGAAGTAGATGTTACCAAGTTTGTTGTAGAGGATACCATAGATGAAGCTGAAGGAAGCAATTACAAGAATCCTAAGACTGATCTAGAAAAttaagttgagaacaacaaggtgaagagcccGTAAATCCtggaaaatattttttctatcaaatcagaacgggttcatataaaaaaaatcaaaatgagaatatgcagTATTCATCAAACTCTTTAGTTCATCcattttcattgcaagaggaagaggaagaggaagaggaagacaatatGTTGATAAAAcaggttggtatggaaataaaaatcctgattgggatgattaggatttgatacagtttatgatctttgtttgtaatctttgtttgtatgtttgattgttactaatcattttctttagggtcgtttgattgtcatccttaaatCATAGAtaaggtttgtctagctttgatcaTTGACACTCACACTTTTggtattttaatgaaattgttttaaccgttttcccaaaaaaaatcaaagaaaatgattattttgacacaataaagaatttttaattctagtttctaaatatgtcaacgggtatgaacaaagattttgaagagttgttgaatgtcttTCGTCATTGAAATAGCGTGGTTACCCAAATTTACttggtgttataaactctataattttatcttataagGGTTTTTGAATAGAAGTGGAgatataatgatttatctcgtgaatggctCGAGCAGTGAAGATTTATGTGTAGCTCATAACATTTTGAATGAGCGATATACGTGATGGGagagattgttattcttctaagggctctCGAGTGAAAGTGAATGTACGAAAAGTTATCTCATCAATGACTCGAGCAAATGTGAAGATTGAAGTGTTGAAACCACTTATTTCTTGATGGCTTAACTTTGGTGAAGGTGGAGATTGATGGGTATTGCTCGTGTATTTCTTAAGGGACATTAAATACGTCAAGGTAGAAAttgttgaatttttaatttattcatcacatccTAATAAGCGCAGTATTCACACAAGGTtgagattgttgggttttgagctcatattttattagagtttatacgTTGTAATTGAGCAGCttttattgggcttaggagtagtagttaGTCTTTTTGGCTTTTGAtatactcctataaatagagacttgtAACATAgagttacttggaccattattccatggaaaaaatcaataaaatggatGACTTCGAGGATGTAGCATTGTTGTCCAAACCTTATTATATCttttgttctttattattttttatccttttatatatatatatatatatatatatatatatatatatatatatatatatattattatatatatatatatattattttatcgcATGTTTAGTTAGATCTTTTAACGAAAgtgtaaataaattttaattttaggctGTATGAAACTACTTTAAgataatattctatttttagCACGAACTAGATGATTGAGTAACTTTGAATTTACTGATTCTCGaagtaaaaattatttgaagaaataaatttattgtttctGAATAAAGAGAAATAGACTATACACTAAGATTTGATGATAAATCAGAGAATTAAGGTTTTGACTTTTGACATTTCCTAATGACGCAGGGAATATGGGTGGCATATTCGGTTCGGACTTGATCAAATTCAAGCTTTGAATGAGCGGCTAAACTCATTTGCCGTTCTAGAGAACAACCTTGTTCTATACAACCTACGTCGCTTACAAACCCATGTCCATAACAAGCCTTCAAAATCTTGATCATCTTCGACTAACTTCTTTCAGCACTGAATTAGTTGATGGATATCATTGAGTGTTCATCTATAAATACTACAGTAACTAGAATGAGTGCATTCTTGAGCACCATTTATTCCTTTTTTATTGACAAATGGTATTGCATTGCTATTATATTAATAGACTTCATTAATAGATTACTTTTAGTTCACGTCCGCTATCAATATATTCATTTTCTCTtaacttttatgtttttttttggtattcTTGCTATCTTGTAATAAAAGTAAATACTTTTCTTAACAaagattatgattattattcATACTTCTCGCTAGAGCTTCATAGAGATATTTATACATAACTCTTTTCCCGGCCAAGTTTTATTTCATAAGGAACATGAGAACTTTCTCATGTGTCTGGCCATATAGATGCGTCACTTAGCACCAGCGCACACAATATCGCCGCCCAGGTCCCCAACCGCAGCACCGACGACCATACTGATCAAACGAGTACCGCATTTCTTCTCTTTTGGCGTCTTCTTCGTATGCCTCGAGAGCTGCCACCTCATCAGCGTTACGACACCACCGCACACAATATCGCCGACCAGGCCCCCAACCGCAACACTTACGACCAAACTGATCCTCCGAGTACGGCGTCCCACCCACTTCTCCTGCTTGTAATTCATATCCCTCGAAAGCTGCCACCTCTTCCGCGTTACGACACCATCGAACACAATATCGCCGACCAGGTCCCCAGCCGCAACATCGACGACCAAACTGATCCTCAGAATACTGCGGTTCACCGCCAGCTACCACATGGTCTGGTTTCTTCTTATCCTCCTCTACATATCATGAATACAGTAAACAATTATGAAAACATGTTGATAAATTAGTTTGCGTATAACAAAATAGTTgcaactaataataataatatttacctTTAAGAGGGTTTGAATCAGCTTTGGCTATTGCTGAGAAGATGAAAAGAAGAATCACCCCGAAAACTACACCCTTATGAACCATTTTTTCACACTCACTTTGCTTTACTTGAAAAGGAAACTATTTGGAATGGATGGAATTGAACAGGGATCTTCAAGCCTATTTATAGAAAGACCAGTGCTCATATTATCCTACATTAACATATAAAGATAAGATAAGATGATACCTATTACTAgcggtttgtttgtttgtttatgacatataatattatttttaggttCATGAAATTAAGAACATTATATATTGTATGCACTTAGTCATGATTTACTATTAGAATGtttcaattttattcttaaataagtatcaaaattaaataagaagtcaaatttgtttttttgttaacaTATTTCGGGAACAATTGGTTTTAACACTTCAACCGTGTCGGTGAGTAAGTGGATATAAGAGTATTCTTTGGATTACAAACTCAATTTCATTTggatttaattcattattatctCTTATTCATTTATCTATCTAAATATAAGTTAGAGTAACGATAATATCtgtagaaaatattttaaagaaggATGTTTCATTTCTTGAGTAGAAAATTTAATAACATggagaatttttaaattttgtcatTCATCATGGAATGACGCATATTCCCtacaaaaattatcaaaatatatcgatattttataaattacatgtcataataaatactattatttaacaaaaatttaaattaatttcattcatGGACTAAAACAAAAGtgacataataacaattataatgTATTTCATAAGCAATTGCATAATATATCTGTCTACTTATGTCACATGTTCACAACATATAGAGCCAAACAAGCAGCCTTCATTGACCACTTCTTAATTGTTTGGAATTGagacaaaaatttattttgtaaaaacatatttttctactattaatatatatatattattattttta
This genomic window contains:
- the LOC124909547 gene encoding uncharacterized protein LOC124909547; translated protein: MGKKKSNKAKEVKEFVMEGKKAADHAYKWKIFLGDVKTKMEWKENGMKKSSINIHDLYFLQFKNGSNLDDILNNGHTYNGSNCMKLERWFEDLNLLNKPNYTTQIWFKLWNIPAHMYKTEVISHFAGLLGKPLYMDPKIEGGEHLSFARINIELNPHSTFPNNMTVVDKKGKSNVMGITYECRPDMCEFCNTFQHASTKCAEAMEDEQKILKDQEAKNQEKETKEFKSKEKNVEEEKEAETKEDSTNEEKEDTQNNQVEVDVTKFVVEDTIDEAEGSNYKNPKTDLEN
- the LOC124909548 gene encoding antimicrobial peptides-like, coding for MVHKGVVFGVILLFIFSAIAKADSNPLKEEDKKKPDHVVAGGEPQYSEDQFGRRCCGWGPGRRYCVRWCRNAEEVAAFEGYELQAGEVGGTPYSEDQFGRKCCGWGPGRRYCVRWCRNADEVAALEAYEEDAKREEMRYSFDQYGRRCCGWGPGRRYCVRWC